One Desulfuromonas acetoxidans DSM 684 genomic window carries:
- a CDS encoding chemotaxis protein CheW, translated as MSDYQDSLLPIFIEETEEGLALIHKLLSAWEDDAIDADILEEARRAAHTIKGTAGLVKRTRSSDTAKCLENFLDHFNDSGLSLSDSDVQQVRQWYEKLQELLDCAKRGAPEPEEQEFGEFTEGADNLIEDQGSDLINDFALPFMMKLHQATEDEQEAVKPVCCRFYLGGRQYFIAVEHVLEISESLPITYLPYGPNYIVGLINQRGNVIPVIDLSALEQRDVVLPKNFFLVIAGQESDQVAFISDTLPNLNLKTAGHEIDVVAFIDEHRVKVS; from the coding sequence ATGTCTGATTATCAGGATAGTTTGCTGCCAATTTTTATAGAGGAAACTGAAGAGGGATTGGCGCTTATCCATAAATTACTGTCTGCCTGGGAGGATGATGCCATTGATGCTGACATCCTTGAAGAAGCCCGGCGGGCGGCTCATACCATTAAAGGAACGGCCGGGCTGGTTAAACGTACCCGCTCCAGTGATACCGCAAAATGCCTGGAAAACTTTCTTGATCATTTTAATGATTCGGGATTGTCGCTGAGTGACTCCGACGTACAACAGGTGCGTCAGTGGTATGAAAAACTTCAAGAATTGCTTGATTGTGCCAAAAGAGGAGCGCCGGAACCGGAAGAGCAGGAGTTCGGTGAGTTCACCGAAGGGGCAGATAACCTGATTGAAGATCAGGGCAGTGATCTAATTAATGATTTTGCTCTGCCCTTCATGATGAAGCTGCATCAGGCCACTGAAGATGAGCAGGAGGCTGTTAAGCCGGTCTGTTGCCGTTTTTATCTTGGTGGTCGTCAGTATTTTATCGCGGTTGAACATGTTCTGGAAATTTCAGAATCCCTGCCGATCACCTATCTTCCTTATGGACCCAACTATATTGTCGGTTTGATCAATCAGCGCGGCAACGTGATTCCAGTGATTGATCTGTCGGCCCTGGAACAGCGTGACGTGGTATTGCCGAAAAACTTCTTTCTGGTGATTGCCGGTCAGGAGAGTGATCAAGTCGCATTTATCAGCGATACGTTGCCAAACCTGAACCTTAAAACTGCCGGCCATGAAATTGATGTTGTTGCATTTATTGATGAACACCGTGTGAAGGTTTCATAG
- a CDS encoding ACT domain-containing protein: MKVEQISIFIENKSGRLAEVTQALGDSGVNIRALSLADTSDFGILRLIVDKTDVAKQALKEKGFTVNKTAVVAVEVPDRPTGLAGILKVLDKGGVNVEYMYAFVERCGENAVIIFRFDDPEAAITVLTENGVRVLEGDRVYTM; this comes from the coding sequence ATGAAAGTAGAACAGATTTCCATTTTTATTGAGAACAAATCGGGTCGTTTGGCGGAAGTTACCCAGGCTTTGGGTGATAGTGGCGTGAATATTCGTGCTCTGTCTCTGGCGGACACTTCTGATTTTGGTATTTTACGACTCATCGTTGATAAAACGGATGTGGCTAAGCAGGCGTTGAAGGAGAAGGGCTTTACCGTCAATAAGACCGCTGTAGTCGCGGTTGAAGTGCCTGATCGGCCGACGGGGCTGGCTGGCATTCTCAAGGTGCTTGATAAGGGCGGTGTCAATGTTGAGTACATGTACGCCTTTGTTGAACGTTGTGGTGAAAATGCCGTGATCATTTTCCGCTTTGATGATCCGGAGGCCGCGATTACCGTTTTGACTGAAAATGGCGTGCGTGTTCTTGAAGGAGACCGCGTCTACACCATGTAA
- a CDS encoding hybrid sensor histidine kinase/response regulator: MAISESAKSIFFEEADEHLTILESGLLEMEQRGAQQVEASLVDKLFRSAHTLKGASALLKFNSISEISHELENLLENFKAGSIVPSDLLLDAMLASLDSMRNLLQITHLPDYRETAAASAERACRSLQAAQAGDYEEVAIAELEEAPAQQLSNSVKVGVDKIDQMMNLLGEMTITKTHLLEQLGSVEAMKEEIDFARERLLREVTAFSERYEYTNPEEKGDEGSSESTISDFDELEFDRYDELNLFSRKLQEISNDINEAVISIRSFFGQVSVDVEAIDRMTSEMKERISEIRTLPVDHLYQRFRRSMRNLSKDNNKQVDLVLEGGDTRLGRTIIDGLFDPLLHVLRNAVAHGLESPEERKSLGKPITGTIKIATRRSGSTATITISDDGRGIQVEKVRSKAIRLGWITEEDKLDRKDLIDLIFRPGFSTKEEADDTSGRGVGMDVVLDRLSALNGTVDVRTTAGEGTEFVLQIPLSLIIINVIQFRLGNQFFILPSALIEEIQEVTSLEIVDNRAVRQDENYQVVDLNQRFSIPVTDASRQSVLFVRTLGSRLGLMVEEIISQEDTVIRPFGAMLAEMPCFSGTSVSGGGDVRLAINPTRLSQVLESAQPIDVPEPVEGAGAKSASARVLVVDDSLSIRKYASMILEANGVEVLLATNGHEALEVLEDEKVDMILTDLEMPVMHGYELLSELNRRENLRMIPTVVITSRSGGHHQEKAFKLGASDYLVKPFDEESLIRMIREYTLCSI, from the coding sequence ATGGCTATTTCTGAGTCTGCAAAAAGTATTTTTTTCGAAGAAGCTGACGAGCATTTAACGATTCTTGAATCGGGTTTGCTCGAGATGGAACAGCGTGGAGCCCAACAAGTCGAGGCTTCTCTGGTGGATAAGCTGTTCCGTTCTGCACACACGCTCAAAGGAGCTTCCGCTCTTCTGAAATTCAATTCTATAAGCGAAATTTCTCACGAACTGGAAAACTTGCTGGAAAATTTCAAGGCCGGCAGCATTGTTCCTTCCGATCTGTTGCTCGATGCGATGCTGGCATCTCTCGACAGCATGCGCAACCTGCTGCAGATAACTCATTTGCCTGATTACCGTGAGACTGCGGCAGCTTCTGCCGAAAGAGCATGCCGGTCCCTGCAGGCCGCTCAGGCCGGTGACTATGAAGAAGTTGCTATTGCTGAATTGGAGGAGGCTCCGGCGCAGCAATTAAGCAACAGCGTCAAAGTCGGTGTTGATAAGATTGATCAGATGATGAATCTTCTTGGTGAAATGACCATCACCAAGACTCACCTGCTTGAACAGCTCGGTTCTGTTGAAGCCATGAAAGAGGAGATCGATTTTGCGCGGGAGCGACTGTTGCGTGAAGTTACAGCCTTTTCAGAACGGTACGAGTACACCAATCCTGAAGAGAAAGGCGATGAGGGCAGCTCCGAGTCAACCATCTCTGATTTCGATGAACTTGAGTTTGACCGATATGATGAATTAAATCTGTTCTCTCGCAAGTTGCAAGAGATCAGTAATGACATCAATGAAGCGGTCATCTCAATTCGGAGCTTTTTCGGTCAGGTTAGTGTCGATGTAGAAGCTATTGACCGGATGACTTCAGAGATGAAAGAGCGTATTTCAGAAATTCGCACTTTGCCGGTCGATCATCTTTATCAGCGTTTTCGTCGCTCAATGCGCAATCTCTCCAAAGATAATAATAAGCAAGTGGATCTTGTGCTCGAGGGGGGGGATACCCGCTTGGGACGAACGATCATCGATGGCCTGTTTGATCCTCTTCTGCATGTTTTACGCAATGCCGTTGCTCATGGTCTGGAATCCCCTGAGGAACGCAAATCGCTCGGCAAGCCGATCACGGGAACCATCAAAATCGCTACACGTCGCAGTGGTTCAACCGCCACCATTACCATTTCGGATGATGGTCGGGGAATTCAGGTGGAAAAAGTCCGTTCTAAAGCGATTCGACTGGGATGGATCACGGAAGAGGACAAACTTGATCGCAAGGATCTGATTGACCTGATTTTCCGTCCCGGTTTCAGTACCAAGGAGGAAGCGGACGACACGTCCGGTCGTGGCGTGGGAATGGACGTTGTTCTTGATCGTCTATCGGCGTTGAACGGAACCGTTGATGTGCGTACGACTGCGGGAGAGGGGACGGAGTTTGTGCTGCAGATTCCGCTGTCGCTGATCATTATCAATGTTATTCAGTTCCGCCTTGGTAATCAGTTTTTTATCCTGCCCTCTGCATTGATTGAGGAGATTCAGGAAGTTACCAGTCTCGAGATTGTTGATAACCGGGCCGTTCGTCAGGATGAAAATTATCAGGTTGTTGACCTCAACCAGCGCTTCAGTATTCCTGTTACGGATGCGTCACGACAAAGTGTCTTATTTGTTCGCACCTTGGGTTCACGTTTGGGCCTGATGGTTGAAGAGATCATCAGTCAGGAAGACACCGTTATCCGACCTTTCGGGGCCATGCTGGCGGAAATGCCGTGTTTTTCCGGAACCAGTGTTTCCGGTGGTGGTGATGTGCGGCTGGCAATTAACCCGACGCGATTGTCGCAGGTGCTTGAAAGCGCTCAACCCATTGACGTTCCTGAGCCCGTCGAAGGTGCCGGAGCGAAATCAGCATCAGCGCGTGTCCTGGTGGTCGACGATTCACTAAGTATTCGTAAATATGCCTCAATGATTCTTGAAGCCAACGGCGTCGAGGTCTTGTTGGCAACCAATGGACATGAAGCGCTTGAGGTCCTTGAGGATGAGAAGGTCGATATGATTCTGACTGACCTCGAAATGCCGGTTATGCATGGCTATGAGTTGCTCAGTGAACTCAATCGTCGTGAAAATCTGCGCATGATACCAACGGTTGTCATCACATCGCGTTCTGGTGGTCATCATCAGGAAAAAGCTTTTAAATTAGGTGCTTCAGACTATCTTGTTAAACCATTCGACGAAGAATCTTTGATTCGCA
- a CDS encoding indolepyruvate oxidoreductase subunit beta produces MTKVTNILLAGVGGQGTLLASEVLSEVLMLAGYDVKKNEIHGMSQRGGSVSSHVRFGEKVYSPIIPEGETDILFGFELLETYRNLPLLKKGGAVITNNLKVMPPSVATGQERYPEGLEDLICQQVEKSLVVDGLALAMAAGNPRTVNIALLGALSTKIDVALDLWEQALRKMVPEKFLEENLRAFELGRQAA; encoded by the coding sequence ATGACTAAGGTAACCAATATTCTGTTGGCTGGTGTTGGTGGTCAGGGAACTCTGCTGGCCAGCGAGGTGTTGTCTGAAGTGTTGATGCTGGCAGGCTACGATGTCAAGAAGAATGAGATCCACGGCATGTCCCAGCGCGGTGGTAGTGTTTCTTCACATGTCCGGTTTGGAGAAAAGGTTTATTCGCCGATTATTCCGGAAGGAGAGACCGATATCCTGTTTGGATTTGAACTGCTGGAGACTTACCGTAACCTGCCGTTATTGAAAAAAGGCGGTGCGGTGATCACCAATAACCTGAAGGTGATGCCACCCTCGGTGGCGACCGGACAGGAACGTTATCCGGAAGGGCTTGAAGACCTGATTTGCCAACAGGTTGAAAAGTCTCTGGTCGTTGACGGCCTGGCTTTGGCCATGGCGGCCGGTAATCCGCGTACGGTTAATATTGCTTTACTTGGTGCTTTGTCGACAAAAATTGATGTGGCGCTGGATTTGTGGGAACAGGCGTTGCGCAAGATGGTTCCGGAAAAGTTTCTTGAGGAAAACCTGCGGGCGTTTGAGCTCGGTCGTCAGGCCGCCTGA
- a CDS encoding c-type heme family protein: MLKNMSIRKRVVVMLAIVYLVSLVLAIAGGAYVLRKDAIREAQEKTDLFAAVMSSSARYLHNVIRPKAEELVPEDAYFPESGVGVLMLTEVARYIQEEYPEYIFRFASPNPLNPESLASELEENVIMGFEDGEYSEWKGFADRDGTSFYAVAKPLIAGSDCISCHDVPEVAHPSQVEKYGSHSGYGYLEGDVVGARFIYVPLEAVRDQAITRIGYFSAAFSIFFLLVLFAVDRFIVGSVVRPIEHIVDVSEDISRGKLDREFEVKTNDEIKLLADAFDRMKVSLAKAMDILRQ, translated from the coding sequence ATGCTGAAGAATATGTCCATTCGTAAGCGTGTTGTTGTCATGCTTGCTATTGTCTATCTGGTTTCGCTTGTCCTGGCGATTGCCGGTGGCGCTTACGTGCTACGAAAAGATGCGATCCGTGAAGCCCAGGAAAAAACGGATCTGTTTGCTGCGGTTATGTCCAGCTCTGCTCGTTATTTGCATAACGTGATCCGTCCCAAAGCCGAAGAGTTGGTTCCCGAAGACGCCTATTTTCCTGAAAGTGGAGTTGGCGTGTTGATGCTTACCGAGGTTGCCCGCTATATTCAGGAAGAATATCCCGAGTACATCTTCCGTTTTGCCTCGCCCAATCCTCTCAATCCTGAAAGTCTTGCCAGTGAATTGGAAGAGAACGTCATTATGGGCTTTGAAGATGGCGAGTACTCCGAGTGGAAAGGTTTTGCCGACCGTGACGGAACCAGTTTTTATGCTGTTGCCAAGCCGCTGATTGCTGGTTCCGACTGTATCTCCTGCCACGATGTTCCTGAGGTGGCTCATCCGAGTCAGGTCGAGAAATACGGTTCCCATTCCGGTTACGGTTATCTTGAAGGGGATGTTGTTGGCGCACGCTTTATCTACGTACCTTTGGAAGCGGTTCGTGATCAGGCGATTACCCGTATCGGCTATTTTTCTGCCGCTTTCAGTATTTTCTTCCTCCTGGTTCTATTTGCCGTCGACCGTTTCATTGTCGGCAGCGTTGTTCGTCCCATCGAACATATCGTTGATGTTTCTGAAGATATCAGTCGCGGAAAACTCGATCGCGAGTTTGAAGTTAAAACCAATGATGAGATTAAACTTCTTGCCGATGCCTTTGATCGGATGAAGGTATCTTTGGCTAAAGCGATGGATATTCTTCGTCAGTAA
- a CDS encoding response regulator produces the protein MSVEDKKTILVVDDSPTVRRLVELVLTQNGYEVLSAEDGEKGLEMARQHLPSVVLVDFVMPKMNGHMFCKMLREDDNLKDVPVILISSKSEVVGHAFEASFGIVHYFTKPFEPEDLVAKIREVSAEASGETVVEERVEPAAESASTQAGSPSGLSGSSEDIDKLLDSLNDRFDKVVRRYFQKDFPVLMKNVMSDTLKETGLIKHQTLILSGDLTRMELPELLTFCANTRQSGRLSIFSNDTFAEIFIDNGKFVFATASQKGKHCFLTDLICQDNRFSCDTLALQRVVEEARQNNQPIGRALVEKELISEEDLMYYLRQHAQDALNTAINTHSGNFFLEKDDLPFNLEDISFRIPMYQVLLEGIRERFLRNEFTKDELVVTRLPLCIEASQEGLLSEDEQSLTLLLDGTKTLGQVCEESTLDDEAVRKCCQVLYQAGLASAR, from the coding sequence ATGTCTGTTGAAGATAAAAAAACAATTCTCGTCGTCGATGATTCTCCCACGGTTCGTCGTCTGGTCGAGCTGGTCCTTACGCAAAACGGTTATGAAGTTTTGAGTGCCGAGGATGGCGAAAAAGGCTTGGAAATGGCAAGGCAACACCTGCCTTCCGTGGTGCTGGTCGATTTTGTCATGCCGAAGATGAATGGGCATATGTTCTGCAAAATGTTGCGGGAGGATGACAATCTCAAAGATGTTCCCGTTATTCTGATTTCATCGAAAAGTGAGGTTGTCGGCCACGCATTTGAAGCCAGCTTTGGCATCGTACATTACTTTACCAAGCCGTTTGAGCCAGAAGATCTGGTGGCTAAGATTCGAGAAGTCAGTGCTGAAGCCAGCGGTGAGACTGTCGTTGAAGAGAGGGTTGAACCGGCAGCCGAGTCGGCATCAACGCAGGCTGGTTCGCCGAGTGGACTCAGTGGTTCGTCGGAAGATATTGATAAATTACTGGATTCTCTCAATGACCGTTTTGATAAGGTGGTCAGGCGTTATTTCCAGAAAGATTTTCCGGTTCTGATGAAAAATGTGATGTCTGACACCCTGAAAGAGACAGGTCTGATTAAGCATCAGACGCTGATTCTTTCCGGTGATCTGACACGCATGGAGCTTCCGGAGCTGTTGACGTTCTGCGCCAATACGCGTCAAAGTGGTCGGTTGTCGATCTTCTCCAATGACACCTTTGCCGAAATCTTTATTGATAACGGAAAGTTTGTTTTTGCGACGGCCAGTCAGAAGGGAAAACACTGCTTTTTGACCGATCTGATCTGCCAGGATAACCGCTTCAGTTGTGACACGCTGGCACTACAGCGTGTTGTTGAGGAGGCACGTCAAAATAACCAGCCCATTGGTCGGGCTCTGGTTGAGAAAGAGCTGATCAGTGAAGAAGATCTGATGTATTACCTGCGTCAGCACGCTCAAGATGCTCTGAATACGGCGATTAATACCCATAGTGGCAATTTTTTCCTCGAAAAGGACGACCTGCCTTTCAATCTTGAAGATATCAGTTTCCGCATCCCTATGTATCAGGTGCTTCTCGAAGGTATCCGAGAGCGATTCTTGCGCAATGAATTCACTAAAGATGAACTTGTTGTGACCCGTCTGCCTCTATGTATTGAAGCGTCTCAGGAAGGGTTGCTCAGTGAAGATGAGCAGTCATTGACCTTACTTCTGGATGGAACGAAAACTCTGGGGCAGGTCTGTGAAGAGAGTACGCTTGATGACGAGGCGGTGCGCAAATGCTGCCAGGTTTTGTATCAGGCCGGATTAGCTTCAGCGCGATAG
- a CDS encoding response regulator transcription factor, with protein sequence MAKILVADDSKTEMAFLLDALKGTGHSIVTAVDGKEAEEKAMAEPFDLIILDVIMPNKNGFQVCRSLKKNPKFKDIPIILTTSKSGESDKFWGKKQGADEYITKPYEPVEILLAVKKYLGGA encoded by the coding sequence ATGGCTAAAATTCTTGTTGCTGATGATAGTAAAACTGAAATGGCTTTTTTGCTCGATGCGCTTAAAGGTACCGGGCACTCCATTGTGACTGCTGTTGACGGGAAAGAAGCAGAAGAGAAGGCAATGGCCGAGCCGTTCGATCTTATTATTCTCGATGTGATCATGCCAAATAAAAACGGTTTTCAAGTATGCCGGTCTTTGAAAAAAAATCCAAAATTCAAAGATATTCCAATTATTCTGACAACGTCCAAGTCTGGTGAGAGCGACAAGTTCTGGGGGAAAAAACAAGGTGCTGATGAATACATCACCAAACCTTATGAGCCTGTTGAAATCCTGCTCGCAGTCAAAAAATATCTGGGAGGCGCCTAG
- a CDS encoding phenylacetate--CoA ligase family protein has translation MPLTVMKKTTQIWDREHECMSRDELEALQLQRLQQTLERVNSHVPCYQNKFAALGLNVSDVRSLEDLAKLPFTTKEDLRLNYPYGMFAVPMREVVRIHSSSGTTGKPTVVGYTRNDLNTWTNLAARFMTAAGVTPDDIVHIAFGYGLFTGAFGLHYGAEEIGASVIPISSGNTDKQIMIMQDYQSSALVCTPSYALTLADRMEKQGIDPHRLSLKVGLFGGEPWSEEMRREIEKRLGVIATDNYGLSEVMGPGVAGECQHQCGMHIFEDHFIAEIINPETGEVLPRGAVGELVLTSITKEAFPIIRYRTRDITQLSYEACACGRTHVRMAKTMGRSDDMLIIKGVNVFPTQIEEVLFQVDGCEPHYQLVVDRVGTMDTLEVQVEVNERIFFDEMRKQRAFVEQLEKRLLSMLGVGAKVKLVEPSSMPRHEGKANRVIDRRGV, from the coding sequence ATGCCCCTTACTGTAATGAAAAAAACAACTCAGATATGGGATCGCGAGCATGAATGTATGTCGCGTGATGAATTAGAGGCGCTGCAACTGCAACGACTGCAGCAGACTCTTGAGCGGGTCAACAGCCATGTTCCCTGTTATCAAAACAAGTTTGCCGCCCTGGGCTTGAATGTCTCGGACGTGCGCAGCTTGGAAGATCTTGCGAAATTGCCGTTTACCACCAAGGAGGATTTGCGGCTCAATTATCCCTACGGCATGTTTGCCGTGCCGATGCGCGAGGTGGTGCGGATTCACTCATCCTCGGGCACGACGGGTAAGCCGACAGTGGTTGGTTACACCCGCAACGATCTGAACACCTGGACCAATCTGGCGGCACGATTCATGACCGCTGCTGGAGTGACCCCGGATGACATTGTTCACATTGCCTTCGGCTATGGCTTGTTTACCGGAGCCTTTGGGCTGCATTACGGTGCCGAAGAGATCGGTGCCTCGGTGATTCCCATCTCCAGCGGTAATACCGATAAGCAGATCATGATCATGCAGGATTATCAGTCCAGTGCCTTGGTGTGTACGCCGTCCTATGCTCTAACTCTGGCTGACCGGATGGAGAAACAGGGTATTGATCCTCACCGCCTCTCCCTTAAGGTTGGACTGTTCGGTGGTGAGCCGTGGAGTGAGGAGATGCGCCGTGAAATCGAGAAGCGGCTGGGCGTTATCGCAACGGATAACTATGGTCTTTCTGAAGTGATGGGGCCGGGCGTTGCCGGTGAATGTCAGCATCAATGCGGTATGCACATCTTTGAAGATCATTTTATTGCAGAAATCATCAATCCGGAAACCGGCGAAGTGCTGCCGCGCGGCGCTGTCGGCGAACTGGTTCTAACCAGTATCACCAAAGAAGCGTTTCCGATTATCCGTTATCGCACACGGGACATCACACAGTTATCATATGAAGCCTGTGCCTGTGGTCGTACCCACGTGCGTATGGCAAAAACCATGGGACGCTCGGATGATATGCTGATCATCAAGGGTGTTAACGTCTTCCCGACTCAGATCGAAGAAGTGTTGTTCCAGGTCGATGGCTGTGAGCCACATTACCAGCTGGTTGTTGATCGTGTCGGCACCATGGATACGCTGGAAGTGCAGGTGGAAGTCAACGAGCGAATTTTCTTTGATGAGATGCGAAAGCAGCGGGCGTTTGTCGAGCAATTAGAGAAACGATTGTTGTCGATGCTCGGAGTGGGAGCTAAAGTGAAACTGGTTGAACCGTCGAGCATGCCGCGTCATGAGGGTAAGGCCAATCGTGTTATTGACCGGCGCGGTGTCTGA
- a CDS encoding phenylacetate--CoA ligase family protein encodes MIWNEDFETLPREAIEALQLTRLKQTVERVYAMVPFYRDSFNKAGITPADIRSLDDLQHLPFTLKQDMRDNYPYGLFAVPLDQIVRIHASSGTTGKPTVVGYTKRDIDTWSELMARSFMASGASRGDVIHNAYGYGLFTGGLGAHYGAERLGASVIPMSGGNTKKQIMIMQDFGSSVITCTPSYSLYLAEALADEGIDIADLKLRVGILGAEPWSESMRGEIEEKLGIKAIDIYGLSEIMGPGVGIECIEAQHGLHIWEDHFIPEIIDPVSGKVLPYGEKGELVLTTITKEGIPLIRYRTRDITRIISEPCICGRTHLRIERLSGRSDDMLIIRGVNVFPSQIESVLCRIEGVAPHYQLIVDREENLDSLEVQVEVNEQTFSDEVKQMQELSAVIRKDIKDLLGITCKVRLVEPKTIARSEGKAQRVIDRRQG; translated from the coding sequence ATGATCTGGAATGAAGATTTTGAGACATTACCGCGCGAGGCGATTGAAGCCCTGCAGTTGACTCGCTTGAAACAGACGGTTGAACGGGTTTATGCCATGGTGCCGTTTTATCGCGACAGTTTCAATAAGGCGGGCATCACTCCTGCGGATATCCGTTCTCTGGATGATTTGCAACATCTTCCGTTTACTCTCAAACAGGACATGCGCGACAACTACCCCTATGGTTTGTTTGCCGTGCCCCTGGACCAGATCGTGCGTATTCATGCATCCTCAGGCACCACCGGCAAGCCTACGGTGGTTGGATACACCAAGCGGGATATCGACACTTGGTCGGAGCTGATGGCTCGCTCCTTCATGGCCTCCGGCGCCAGTCGTGGTGATGTGATTCATAACGCCTACGGTTATGGCCTGTTTACCGGTGGTCTTGGTGCCCATTATGGGGCGGAACGCCTTGGTGCCTCGGTCATTCCCATGTCGGGAGGCAACACCAAGAAGCAGATCATGATCATGCAGGACTTTGGTTCGTCGGTGATCACCTGTACGCCATCTTACAGCCTGTATCTGGCCGAAGCGTTGGCTGACGAAGGGATTGATATCGCTGATTTGAAGTTGCGTGTCGGTATCCTCGGTGCTGAGCCGTGGAGTGAATCGATGCGAGGCGAAATTGAGGAGAAACTCGGTATCAAGGCCATCGATATTTATGGCCTGTCAGAGATTATGGGGCCAGGTGTCGGTATTGAATGTATTGAAGCTCAGCATGGCCTGCATATCTGGGAAGACCACTTCATTCCGGAAATCATTGATCCGGTCAGCGGTAAGGTTCTGCCTTATGGTGAAAAGGGTGAGTTGGTGCTGACGACCATCACCAAAGAGGGGATTCCACTGATCCGTTACCGGACACGTGATATCACCCGAATTATTTCTGAGCCTTGTATTTGCGGTCGTACCCATCTACGGATAGAGCGGCTCAGCGGCCGCAGCGACGATATGTTGATCATCCGTGGCGTCAATGTCTTCCCGTCGCAGATCGAAAGTGTTTTGTGCCGCATTGAAGGTGTGGCACCGCACTACCAGCTGATTGTTGATCGCGAGGAAAATTTGGATAGTCTTGAAGTGCAAGTGGAGGTCAATGAGCAGACCTTCTCCGATGAAGTGAAGCAGATGCAGGAACTCAGTGCCGTGATTCGCAAGGACATTAAAGATCTGCTCGGCATTACCTGTAAAGTACGCTTGGTTGAGCCTAAGACCATTGCCCGCAGCGAAGGTAAAGCCCAGCGGGTTATTGATCGTCGTCAGGGCTAA